In Phormidium yuhuli AB48, one genomic interval encodes:
- a CDS encoding formyltransferase family protein: MRGGDLCFYLSCGQLVPASVRQRFQHNLVVHESDLPQGKGWSPLTWQILEGRNSIPVTMLEAVERVDSGDIYLQEWLEFQGGELIDELRQAQGEATLRLCRRFVADYPKILRQAQPQRSEESFYPRRRPRDSQLDVQGSLAEQFSLLRVVDNERYPAFIDYNGRRYVLKVTALG, encoded by the coding sequence TTGCGGGGAGGGGATTTATGTTTCTATCTCAGTTGTGGGCAACTTGTCCCCGCATCGGTTCGTCAAAGGTTCCAGCATAATCTTGTGGTTCACGAGAGCGATTTGCCCCAGGGGAAAGGGTGGTCGCCTTTGACTTGGCAAATCCTGGAGGGGCGCAATTCCATCCCGGTGACGATGTTGGAGGCGGTTGAACGGGTTGACAGTGGCGATATTTATCTGCAAGAGTGGCTAGAGTTCCAAGGAGGTGAACTGATTGATGAGTTACGTCAGGCTCAGGGAGAAGCAACGTTGAGGCTCTGTCGTCGCTTTGTCGCCGATTATCCAAAGATTTTGCGGCAGGCGCAACCCCAGCGGAGCGAAGAGTCGTTTTATCCCCGTCGCAGACCGCGAGATAGCCAACTGGATGTTCAGGGGTCTCTAGCTGAACAGTTTTCTCTGCTACGGGTGGTGGATAATGAGCGGTATCCGGCGTTTATTGACTATAATGGTCGGCGGTATGTCTTAAAGGTGACGGCATTGGGTTAG
- a CDS encoding GNAT family N-acetyltransferase, with amino-acid sequence MDTVEQVGQVKIIRRDSLSGILPNLQSLLELCYPKPPKDVFYRVLEQYKTGFPVYAAVRKEEEIIGFAYLCPNSKGGTLETLAVHPDFQGLRVGSKIVEEILKKHLGVIQITTRVPIFFEKLGFKQVFTLPDGSHFMICPNFEV; translated from the coding sequence ATGGACACGGTTGAACAGGTTGGTCAAGTTAAAATCATTCGGCGAGATAGCTTGTCGGGGATTTTGCCAAACCTACAAAGCCTGTTGGAACTTTGTTATCCCAAGCCTCCCAAAGATGTATTTTATCGTGTTTTAGAGCAATATAAAACAGGTTTCCCTGTCTATGCTGCGGTTAGAAAAGAGGAAGAGATTATTGGATTTGCTTATTTATGTCCAAATAGTAAAGGGGGAACGTTAGAAACTTTGGCAGTACACCCTGATTTTCAAGGATTGAGGGTCGGGTCGAAGATAGTCGAGGAGATTTTAAAAAAACATCTAGGTGTTATTCAGATTACGACTAGAGTTCCTATCTTTTTTGAAAAGCTAGGATTCAAGCAGGTTTTTACCTTGCCAGATGGGTCACATTTCATGATATGTCCTAATTTTGAAGTCTAA
- the pseI gene encoding pseudaminic acid synthase encodes MPTAIQISHRTVSQQHSPFIIAEMSGNHNQSLDRALAIVEAAAKAGVHALKLQTYTADTMTLDLDEGEFFIDDPNSLWHGQSLYQLYQQAYTPWEWHEPILKRCQELGIIGFSTPFDETAVDFLESLEVPCYKIASFENTDIPLIRKVVSTGKPLIISTGMATVAELDETVRAAREAGCQDLVLLKCTSTYPATPENSNLLTIPHLRELFDVQVGLSDHTMGVGAAVASVALGATVIEKHFTLARADGGVDSTFSMEPQEMAQLVIESERAWQALGRVQYGSTKAEEASLVFRRSLYVVKDMKAGEVFTQENLKAVRPGLGLPPKHYSILLGQRVQRSIKAGTPVSYELLRCLKV; translated from the coding sequence ATGCCAACAGCTATTCAAATCTCCCATCGCACAGTTTCTCAACAGCATTCCCCCTTTATCATTGCGGAGATGTCTGGTAATCATAACCAGTCCCTTGACCGGGCCTTAGCCATTGTTGAAGCCGCCGCCAAAGCTGGGGTTCACGCCCTTAAACTCCAGACCTACACAGCGGATACGATGACCCTGGATTTAGATGAAGGGGAGTTTTTTATTGATGACCCTAACTCACTCTGGCACGGTCAATCTCTCTATCAACTCTATCAACAAGCCTATACTCCCTGGGAGTGGCATGAGCCAATCTTGAAACGCTGCCAGGAACTGGGCATTATCGGCTTCAGCACCCCGTTCGATGAAACGGCTGTTGATTTTCTGGAATCGCTAGAGGTTCCCTGCTACAAAATTGCCTCTTTTGAGAATACGGATATCCCTTTGATTCGCAAAGTAGTCAGCACAGGGAAACCCCTCATCATCTCCACCGGAATGGCTACGGTTGCTGAACTGGATGAAACCGTCCGCGCTGCTCGTGAGGCCGGATGTCAGGATTTAGTGTTGCTCAAATGCACGAGTACCTATCCCGCTACCCCAGAAAACAGTAATCTGCTGACAATTCCCCATCTGCGGGAACTGTTCGATGTTCAGGTGGGTCTATCGGACCATACCATGGGAGTGGGAGCCGCCGTTGCCAGTGTGGCGTTGGGGGCAACGGTGATTGAGAAGCACTTCACCCTGGCTCGTGCTGATGGGGGAGTGGATTCAACATTTTCGATGGAACCGCAGGAAATGGCGCAACTGGTGATAGAATCTGAACGGGCTTGGCAAGCACTGGGTCGAGTCCAGTACGGTTCCACTAAGGCTGAGGAAGCATCTTTAGTGTTTCGGAGATCCCTTTATGTTGTTAAGGATATGAAAGCCGGAGAAGTATTTACACAAGAGAATCTTAAAGCAGTCAGGCCGGGGTTGGGTTTACCTCCCAAGCACTATAGTATCCTGTTAGGTCAACGGGTTCAGCGATCAATTAAAGCGGGTACGCCTGTATCATATGAGTTATTGAGATGCCTAAAAGTCTAG
- a CDS encoding cytidylyltransferase domain-containing protein — protein MKVVATIEARMTSSRLPGKVLLPVLGQPMLYYLVNRLKSVNLISEIVLATTTNATDDVLIDFARQEGIFFYRGSEEDVMSRVIGAAETTNADVIVEITGDCPIIDPDLVEQTIQMYLHHDAAYVSNTHISSYPDGMDTQVFSLKSLKRSAAMTDDPLDHEHVSLHMRNHPEIFSHIHLIAPPSLYWPSLGLTLDEQADYLFLKKIIETLNPKNPLFSCLDTIQLLKQNPDWLEINRHVIRKGNT, from the coding sequence ATGAAAGTTGTTGCAACAATTGAAGCTCGAATGACTTCCTCACGCTTGCCAGGAAAGGTTCTTTTGCCAGTCCTCGGGCAACCGATGCTTTATTACTTGGTAAACCGATTAAAGTCTGTTAATTTGATAAGTGAAATTGTTTTGGCAACTACCACTAATGCAACGGATGATGTTTTGATTGACTTTGCCAGACAAGAAGGCATTTTTTTCTATAGAGGTAGCGAAGAGGACGTGATGTCTCGGGTCATTGGAGCAGCAGAAACTACTAATGCCGATGTAATTGTAGAAATTACAGGTGATTGCCCGATAATTGACCCAGACCTGGTTGAGCAGACCATTCAAATGTATTTGCATCATGACGCAGCCTACGTTAGTAATACTCACATATCCAGTTACCCAGACGGCATGGATACTCAGGTTTTTTCACTAAAGTCCCTCAAGCGTTCTGCTGCAATGACTGATGATCCATTGGATCACGAACATGTATCTCTACACATGAGAAATCATCCAGAAATTTTTTCCCATATACACCTTATTGCACCTCCATCTTTATATTGGCCTAGTTTAGGCTTAACCTTAGATGAACAGGCTGATTACCTTTTTTTGAAAAAAATTATCGAGACGTTAAACCCAAAAAATCCTCTATTTAGTTGTCTGGATACGATCCAGTTACTCAAACAAAACCCTGATTGGTTAGAGATTAATCGTCACGTAATTCGGAAAGGTAACACATGA
- a CDS encoding Gfo/Idh/MocA family protein encodes MSFCALVVGLGQIGMGYDLNHDPKQFVLTHTRSFQVHPSFELAGGVDPNPERINLFQEKYSCPGYMSLEAALIDIEPDIVAISTPTAQHHQTVSTVLQTIKPKAILCEKPLAYDLGEAKAIIADCEAQGVKLYVNYMRRSDRAVFDIKRRINRGCIAQPIKGVAWYSKGLLNNGSHFMNLLQYWLGKVVNFKVISSGRLWDGIDPEPDIQVTFELGNVIFLSAREENYSHCNIELIAGNGRLRYEQGGSQIFWQEVIDDSTHEGYRILNPVPEMINSNFNQIQWYATEQLSASLMGKDAHICSGKDALETQEIITKILVNS; translated from the coding sequence ATGAGTTTTTGTGCATTAGTTGTGGGGCTAGGGCAAATTGGCATGGGTTATGATCTAAATCACGATCCCAAGCAATTCGTTTTGACCCATACTCGCTCTTTCCAGGTTCATCCTAGTTTTGAACTTGCTGGTGGTGTCGATCCAAACCCAGAACGCATCAACTTGTTTCAAGAAAAATACTCGTGTCCTGGCTATATGAGTTTAGAGGCAGCCTTGATTGACATAGAACCAGATATTGTTGCAATTTCAACCCCAACAGCCCAGCATCATCAAACTGTTAGCACAGTTCTCCAAACAATTAAACCTAAAGCTATACTTTGTGAGAAACCTCTGGCTTATGATTTAGGCGAAGCCAAAGCGATCATAGCCGATTGTGAAGCCCAAGGCGTGAAGCTTTATGTCAATTATATGCGTCGTTCAGATCGAGCTGTATTTGATATCAAAAGACGTATTAATCGTGGTTGTATTGCTCAACCCATCAAAGGAGTGGCCTGGTATTCAAAAGGTCTACTAAATAATGGTTCGCATTTTATGAATTTGTTGCAGTATTGGCTAGGAAAAGTAGTCAATTTCAAGGTTATTAGTTCAGGAAGATTATGGGACGGTATTGACCCAGAGCCTGATATACAAGTGACTTTTGAGCTAGGAAATGTTATTTTTTTGTCAGCACGAGAAGAGAATTACTCGCACTGCAACATTGAGTTAATTGCTGGTAACGGGCGTTTGCGTTATGAACAAGGTGGTTCCCAGATCTTTTGGCAAGAAGTTATTGATGATTCAACCCATGAGGGCTATCGAATTTTAAACCCAGTTCCTGAGATGATTAACTCGAATTTCAACCAAATTCAGTGGTATGCTACCGAGCAACTATCAGCCAGTTTGATGGGGAAGGATGCTCATATCTGTTCTGGAAAAGATGCCCTAGAAACCCAAGAAATTATCACTAAAATCCTAGTAAACTCATGA
- a CDS encoding DegT/DnrJ/EryC1/StrS family aminotransferase, with translation MKNNNFTDKLAILGGRKTINHSFKRYNSIGSEEVAAAKEVVESGVLSNFLGCWDADFYGGPKVQEFERSCEAYFGVKHAITVNSWTSGLIAAVGAIGIEPGDEIIVSPWTMCASATAILHWNAIPVFADIEPETFNLDPKSVEANISPYTKAILAIDIFGHSADMDSLIEIASRYNLKVISDTAQAPGAYYKGRYAGTIAHVGGYSLNYHKHIHTGEGGILVTDDDDIAERLQLIRNHAEAVVGDKGTNNLANMIGYNFRLGEIECAIGIEQLKKLKVLVATRQRAAERLSAGLQGLEGLRTPIIKPDCTHAYYVYPMVLDVGRLGVSRDKLYEALVAEGIEGLAPGYTNLHLLPMYQQKIAYGSKGFPWTSDICHRDVNYSQGICPVAEDLQANRYLGYEMCLSDLSDDDVDLVLAAFQKVWRNLEFLC, from the coding sequence ATGAAAAACAACAATTTTACAGATAAGCTAGCAATTCTAGGTGGTCGTAAGACTATCAATCATTCTTTCAAACGCTATAACTCCATTGGTTCTGAAGAAGTTGCTGCAGCCAAAGAAGTAGTAGAAAGTGGTGTTCTATCGAATTTTTTAGGTTGTTGGGATGCAGATTTTTACGGAGGGCCGAAAGTTCAGGAATTCGAGCGTTCCTGCGAAGCCTATTTTGGAGTTAAGCACGCAATTACTGTTAATTCTTGGACTTCCGGTTTAATTGCTGCTGTAGGTGCAATTGGTATTGAACCCGGGGATGAAATCATTGTAAGTCCTTGGACAATGTGTGCAAGCGCAACTGCAATCCTACATTGGAACGCAATCCCCGTCTTTGCTGATATTGAACCTGAGACATTTAATCTAGATCCTAAGTCGGTTGAAGCCAATATTAGTCCTTATACAAAAGCGATCTTGGCGATCGATATCTTCGGCCATTCCGCAGACATGGATTCTTTAATAGAGATTGCATCGCGATATAATTTAAAGGTAATCTCGGATACCGCCCAAGCCCCTGGCGCTTACTATAAAGGGAGGTATGCTGGTACGATAGCTCATGTTGGAGGCTATAGTCTTAACTACCATAAGCATATACATACAGGTGAAGGAGGGATTCTTGTTACGGATGACGATGATATTGCTGAGCGTCTCCAGCTGATCCGCAATCATGCGGAGGCAGTAGTGGGTGACAAGGGAACCAACAATCTTGCTAATATGATCGGGTATAATTTCCGATTAGGGGAGATTGAGTGTGCGATCGGCATCGAACAACTCAAAAAATTGAAGGTTCTAGTGGCTACGCGACAGCGAGCTGCGGAGCGATTGAGTGCAGGTTTACAGGGATTAGAGGGATTGCGGACTCCCATCATTAAGCCTGACTGTACCCACGCCTATTACGTCTATCCAATGGTGCTGGATGTAGGACGCTTAGGGGTCAGTCGTGATAAGCTTTATGAAGCTTTGGTGGCTGAAGGAATTGAAGGCCTTGCGCCAGGTTACACTAACCTACACCTATTGCCCATGTACCAACAGAAGATAGCTTATGGTTCTAAGGGTTTTCCTTGGACATCTGATATCTGCCACCGTGACGTGAATTATAGTCAAGGAATTTGTCCTGTAGCTGAAGACTTACAGGCGAATCGATATCTGGGATATGAAATGTGTTTAAGTGACTTGAGCGATGATGATGTGGATCTAGTGCTAGCTGCCTTCCAAAAAGTTTGGAGAAATTTAGAGTTTTTATGCTAG
- a CDS encoding GNAT family N-acetyltransferase: MSNPDSFLNGTVVYLRRPNLQIDVIEGEWHHWFNDYETTRYLSHGFFPITRDEELEIVKSNMKRSDMLLLTIVDIDNDKPLGLISLSDIDPVNRRAEIAIVMGKRKKLGAALEAMALLTQHAFDRLNLDKIYAGQHEKLWKWVNTLELIGYKIEGYREKFGRRNCKPYGVVLTGVEVDNFNELRSVRDGKILGDDIYSLMKSRSKKNKVFDLAQYLKSLYLTPEN; the protein is encoded by the coding sequence ATGTCTAATCCTGATAGTTTTTTAAATGGAACAGTTGTCTACTTGAGAAGACCCAACCTTCAGATTGATGTAATAGAAGGGGAGTGGCATCACTGGTTTAATGATTATGAGACAACTCGGTATCTTAGTCATGGCTTCTTTCCTATAACTAGAGATGAAGAACTAGAAATTGTTAAGAGCAATATGAAGCGCTCTGATATGTTGCTGCTTACTATTGTAGACATAGATAACGATAAACCTCTAGGGTTGATATCTCTATCAGACATTGATCCTGTTAACAGACGTGCTGAAATTGCTATAGTTATGGGGAAGCGAAAAAAATTAGGTGCGGCACTTGAGGCTATGGCACTTCTTACCCAACATGCCTTTGATCGGCTCAATTTAGATAAAATTTATGCTGGACAACACGAAAAACTTTGGAAGTGGGTAAATACCCTTGAGTTAATCGGATACAAAATTGAAGGATATAGAGAAAAGTTTGGAAGAAGAAACTGTAAGCCATATGGAGTGGTTTTAACCGGAGTTGAAGTCGATAATTTTAATGAATTACGATCTGTAAGAGATGGAAAAATACTGGGGGATGATATTTACTCACTGATGAAAAGTCGCTCTAAGAAGAATAAAGTATTTGATTTAGCTCAATATCTTAAATCTTTGTACTTGACACCTGAAAACTGA
- a CDS encoding N-acetylneuraminate synthase family protein yields the protein MATVAELDETVRAAREAACEDLVLLKCTSTYPATPENSNLLTIPHLRELFDVQVGLSDHTMGVGAAVASVALGATVIEKHFTLARADGGVDSTFLMEPQEMAQLMI from the coding sequence ATGGCTACGGTTGCCGAACTGGATGAAACCGTCCGCGCCGCTCGTGAAGCTGCATGTGAGGATTTAGTGTTGCTCAAATGTACCAGTACCTATCCCGCCACCCCAGAAAACAGTAATCTGCTGACGATTCCCCATCTGCGGGAACTGTTCGATGTTCAGGTGGGTCTATCGGACCATACCATGGGAGTGGGGGCCGCTGTCGCCAGTGTGGCGTTGGGGGCAACGGTGATTGAGAAGCACTTCACCCTGGCCCGTGCTGATGGGGGAGTGGATTCAACGTTTTTGATGGAACCGCAGGAAATGGCGCAACTTATGATATGA
- a CDS encoding LIC12162 family transferase: protein MFLATTASKEFWSKEDNLLFLGPWCLHDYFRAGLDLEDINGIMMPSPWLDRHRFYEFATKADSCYELLLIRVVDYLNEIHGVNYSQKYWRTLVGGWLYHFTHITLDRYICLRHAFSKYPDLQTILVDGEGFSPPWDINDFIEASYGDAYNLKIYSDILRIIGYKFPSKKLQTVSTLFSSDQNNGLSDLKYEFSSSEEFSKNSQSSEIFPHIAFCDFWSDSLMLSQLLESTHPYSSILNFSNLQFSFLTKKVEIDTKYRSGLFNLDYSGDLGSILLNMLPMYFPKIYLEGYQLAKQEVLKRFPKIPSTLVTITSWHTTEPFKFLAAEATELGGRLVIHQHGGLCHRKSSPAISHELEIADSYYSWGWTDKKSGKCRPLTNFKVTTLINELSQKNGLKNSLDGKVLLVSSEMPRYLLRFASAPVGCQILESWEDMDLFLSTVKDKEEILWRPKTGNFSLYPQKLVAQKFPKIQIENHASCPLHKRILKSRLVVVVGFSTVAFEALALNIPTLIFTRSTHYELESNAEFDFKMLQNAGILWNDPILAARHFNNICKEPSLWWDNWEVQKVRDEFTFQYARTHQLWLKDWTNALKEDFILSIISTNSMKMVDKKSVTSIYQSIKSNPYLQDSYKDLACLLYREGKPREAYKAYSLGATLKSI, encoded by the coding sequence ATGTTTTTAGCAACAACAGCATCGAAAGAATTTTGGTCAAAAGAGGATAACCTTTTGTTTTTGGGTCCTTGGTGCTTGCATGATTATTTTCGTGCAGGACTAGATCTTGAAGATATTAATGGTATAATGATGCCAAGTCCATGGCTTGATAGGCATAGATTTTATGAGTTTGCCACAAAGGCTGATAGTTGTTATGAACTCTTGCTCATACGGGTAGTAGATTATTTAAATGAGATTCATGGAGTAAACTACAGTCAAAAATATTGGAGAACGTTGGTAGGTGGATGGTTATATCATTTTACCCATATAACCTTGGATCGCTACATTTGTTTAAGACATGCTTTTTCGAAGTATCCAGATTTACAGACGATCTTAGTAGATGGTGAAGGCTTCTCTCCCCCTTGGGATATCAATGACTTTATAGAAGCATCCTATGGTGATGCTTACAATCTCAAAATTTACTCCGACATTCTAAGAATTATTGGTTACAAATTCCCATCGAAGAAACTACAAACTGTAAGTACTCTGTTCTCATCTGACCAAAATAACGGGCTGTCAGACTTGAAATATGAATTTTCTTCATCCGAAGAATTCAGTAAGAATTCTCAATCTAGTGAAATTTTTCCTCATATCGCTTTTTGCGATTTCTGGTCTGATTCACTTATGCTTTCACAACTTTTAGAATCGACTCACCCATATAGCTCAATTTTAAATTTTAGCAATCTCCAGTTTTCTTTCCTTACTAAAAAAGTTGAGATTGATACAAAATACCGGTCTGGCTTATTTAATCTTGATTACTCAGGTGACTTGGGCTCAATTCTCCTAAATATGCTACCAATGTATTTCCCTAAAATATACTTAGAGGGGTATCAGTTGGCTAAACAAGAGGTCTTGAAAAGGTTCCCTAAAATACCGTCTACTTTAGTTACGATAACTTCTTGGCATACAACTGAGCCTTTTAAGTTTTTAGCTGCGGAGGCTACTGAGTTGGGTGGAAGGTTAGTCATTCATCAACATGGAGGCCTTTGTCATCGAAAAAGTTCCCCGGCAATATCGCATGAGTTAGAAATAGCTGATTCTTATTATAGTTGGGGCTGGACTGATAAAAAAAGTGGCAAATGTCGCCCACTAACCAACTTCAAAGTTACCACACTAATTAATGAACTTTCTCAAAAGAATGGATTAAAAAATAGTTTAGATGGCAAAGTGTTACTGGTTTCAAGTGAAATGCCACGATACTTGCTTCGCTTTGCTTCTGCCCCTGTAGGATGTCAAATTTTAGAGTCTTGGGAAGATATGGATTTGTTTTTATCAACAGTCAAAGATAAAGAAGAAATATTATGGCGACCTAAAACAGGTAACTTCTCTCTATATCCTCAAAAATTGGTAGCCCAAAAATTTCCAAAAATTCAGATAGAAAATCATGCAAGCTGCCCCTTACACAAAAGAATTTTAAAAAGTCGTCTGGTCGTAGTAGTTGGTTTTAGTACAGTTGCATTTGAGGCTCTAGCACTTAATATACCAACCCTGATTTTTACAAGGTCTACCCACTATGAGCTAGAGAGTAATGCAGAGTTTGACTTTAAAATGCTTCAAAATGCCGGTATTTTGTGGAATGATCCAATCTTGGCAGCAAGACATTTCAACAATATCTGCAAGGAACCATCTTTGTGGTGGGATAATTGGGAAGTGCAAAAGGTAAGAGATGAATTCACTTTTCAGTATGCTCGTACACATCAACTTTGGTTAAAAGACTGGACTAACGCCTTAAAGGAGGATTTCATTCTCAGTATCATCTCTACTAATAGCATGAAGATGGTTGACAAAAAATCAGTTACAAGTATTTACCAAAGTATCAAAAGTAATCCATATCTTCAAGATTCCTATAAAGACCTAGCATGTTTACTTTATAGAGAAGGTAAACCCAGAGAAGCTTATAAAGCCTATTCGTTAGGAGCAACTTTAAAATCTATTTAA